In a single window of the Coprothermobacter proteolyticus DSM 5265 genome:
- a CDS encoding NAD(P)/FAD-dependent oxidoreductase, which translates to MFVAVVGGGPAGMAAAVSAKKAGADHVVIIERAERLGGVLPQCIHSGFGVNYYGEDLTGPEFAERLRADVKAANIEVWLNAMVIEAYPDKTLTVSRPEGISSVKPDAVIFAVGARERPRGAIAIPGTRPAGVYTAGTAQYMINIQGFEVGKEVFVLGSGDIGLITARRMALEGAKVHGVAELMPFPGGLARNVQQCLKDFDIPLLLSHTVTEVLGSERVEAVKVAEVRNGKAVPNTERVFPVDTLVLSVGLLPEAELLRQIGLRILPYTGSAAVDQFFQTDIPGVFVVGNGVGIWDLVDNVAISASIAGARAAKSQGDRSEFAEVSPTDTVRVVIPQRLSLGELEPPRLWFRVACPMPVGVALLTRGEDEVIARKGFAGLKPAEMAEFPLKEEQYRAIKPGDKLQLKVAQP; encoded by the coding sequence GTGTTTGTGGCAGTAGTGGGCGGAGGCCCTGCTGGCATGGCAGCCGCAGTGTCTGCGAAAAAAGCTGGGGCAGACCATGTGGTAATCATTGAGCGTGCAGAGCGTTTAGGGGGCGTATTACCCCAGTGTATCCATTCGGGGTTTGGTGTGAACTATTACGGTGAGGATTTGACTGGTCCAGAATTTGCGGAGCGTTTGCGTGCCGATGTAAAGGCAGCCAACATTGAGGTGTGGCTCAATGCCATGGTTATCGAAGCTTACCCAGATAAAACACTCACAGTTTCAAGACCAGAAGGAATAAGTTCAGTTAAGCCTGACGCTGTTATTTTTGCTGTGGGTGCCAGGGAACGTCCTCGTGGGGCTATTGCCATACCAGGTACACGTCCTGCGGGCGTTTACACAGCGGGTACTGCGCAGTACATGATAAACATTCAAGGGTTTGAAGTTGGCAAAGAAGTCTTTGTACTGGGTTCAGGTGATATTGGACTCATAACAGCCAGGAGGATGGCTTTAGAGGGAGCCAAGGTACATGGTGTAGCGGAGCTTATGCCTTTCCCTGGTGGTTTGGCTAGGAATGTGCAGCAGTGCCTAAAAGACTTTGACATACCTTTACTACTTTCTCATACTGTTACTGAAGTTTTAGGATCAGAGCGCGTGGAAGCTGTAAAGGTGGCCGAAGTTAGAAATGGAAAGGCTGTGCCTAATACTGAGAGAGTATTTCCTGTGGATACGCTTGTGCTGTCGGTGGGTTTGCTTCCTGAAGCAGAACTTCTGAGACAGATCGGTTTGCGCATATTGCCCTATACCGGTAGCGCCGCCGTGGATCAATTCTTTCAAACGGACATACCTGGCGTTTTTGTTGTGGGTAACGGAGTGGGCATTTGGGACTTGGTTGATAACGTGGCAATTTCTGCTTCCATTGCTGGAGCACGCGCTGCAAAATCCCAAGGTGACAGGTCAGAATTTGCTGAGGTTTCGCCTACTGACACTGTTAGGGTGGTCATCCCTCAGCGTTTATCCTTGGGAGAGTTAGAGCCACCACGTCTTTGGTTTAGGGTAGCCTGTCCCATGCCAGTTGGTGTGGCATTGCTCACTCGTGGTGAAGATGAGGTCATTGCCAGGAAAGGTTTTGCTGGATTAAAACCTGCTGAAATGGCTGAATTCCCTCTAAAGGAAGAGCAGTACCGTGCCATAAAACCGGGCGATAAGCTTCAATTAAAGGTGGCACAGCCATGA
- a CDS encoding DUF1667 domain-containing protein translates to MTEEYEQNKTMAFTCIVCPVGCTLNVTVGEGNNIKVLGNKCPKGAEYALREVTNPQRYVQSTVVLLGSKTERRLPVKTDKPVPKDRIFDVVKEIRKVKVNAPVKVGDVVLEDVLGLGVNVIATRTVEE, encoded by the coding sequence ATGACTGAGGAATATGAGCAAAACAAAACAATGGCGTTTACCTGCATCGTTTGCCCAGTGGGCTGCACCCTAAACGTTACTGTGGGAGAAGGCAATAACATAAAGGTTTTAGGTAACAAATGCCCCAAGGGAGCCGAATACGCACTTAGGGAAGTAACAAATCCTCAAAGGTATGTTCAGAGCACAGTGGTTCTGCTGGGTAGCAAGACTGAGCGTAGGTTACCCGTAAAAACTGACAAACCTGTTCCTAAAGACCGCATTTTTGACGTCGTTAAGGAAATACGAAAGGTAAAAGTAAATGCTCCTGTGAAGGTGGGCGACGTGGTTCTGGAAGATGTTCTTGGACTTGGCGTAAATGTGATTGCCACTAGAACAGTGGAGGAGTAA